The Flavobacterium sp. HJ-32-4 genome contains a region encoding:
- a CDS encoding HlyD family secretion protein, which produces MLNISNQYKASSEKLQTYKTVRYLENRPHYKLLNRIVVGLAILGVLVLFLPWTQNISGSGFVTTLKPDQRPQTIHSAIAGRIEKWYVQEGDFVKKGDTIVFLSEIKDSYFDPNLVENTRQQVEAKKSALQSYGGKVTALEAQVVSLARERELKLQQAANKIRQAILKVRSDSIDLEAVRTQLKIANTQFDRVTQLNKEGLKALPDVEEKRLKLQESQAKIITQENKLLSSRNDLINARVEINRIQAEYAEKISKSTSDKFTALSSQYDASAEVNKLKNQYANYSIRNGLYYITAPQNGYVNRALQGGLGETIKEGTPVVSIMPSNYQIAVETYVDPIDLPLIDNGAPVRLWFDGWPTIVFSGWPGLSYGTFGGRVVAIEKYISPNGKYRVLIAPDKDDQPWPKQLSIGAGAQTIAMLDTVPVWFELWRTLNGFPANYYKGADKKEEKKEAGK; this is translated from the coding sequence ATGTTAAACATATCTAACCAATACAAAGCGTCGTCAGAGAAATTGCAGACGTACAAAACGGTCCGCTATCTCGAGAACCGTCCGCATTACAAGTTGCTTAACCGCATTGTCGTCGGATTGGCCATACTGGGAGTTTTGGTACTTTTTTTGCCCTGGACGCAGAACATTTCCGGGTCGGGCTTTGTCACCACCCTCAAGCCTGACCAACGACCACAGACCATTCACTCCGCGATTGCAGGCCGGATCGAGAAATGGTATGTCCAGGAAGGGGACTTCGTTAAGAAGGGCGACACCATCGTATTCCTTTCCGAGATCAAGGATTCGTATTTCGATCCGAACCTCGTCGAGAATACCCGGCAACAGGTAGAGGCAAAGAAAAGTGCCCTTCAGTCGTATGGTGGAAAAGTGACCGCGCTCGAAGCGCAGGTAGTATCGCTGGCCCGTGAAAGGGAATTGAAGCTCCAACAGGCTGCCAATAAAATTCGCCAGGCCATCCTGAAGGTGCGTAGCGACAGTATCGATCTGGAGGCCGTACGCACCCAGCTTAAGATCGCCAACACCCAGTTCGACCGGGTAACGCAGCTCAACAAAGAGGGCCTGAAAGCCTTGCCGGATGTAGAAGAGAAACGTCTTAAGCTTCAGGAATCCCAGGCGAAGATCATCACCCAGGAAAATAAACTGCTTTCCTCGCGCAACGATCTTATAAATGCACGTGTCGAAATCAACCGCATACAGGCAGAATACGCCGAGAAAATCTCGAAGTCAACCAGCGATAAGTTCACGGCCCTCAGCAGCCAGTATGACGCCAGTGCGGAAGTGAACAAACTGAAGAACCAGTATGCCAATTACAGCATCCGTAACGGACTCTACTACATCACGGCGCCACAGAACGGGTATGTAAACCGGGCGTTGCAGGGCGGACTTGGGGAAACGATTAAGGAAGGCACCCCGGTGGTGAGTATCATGCCGTCGAATTACCAAATTGCCGTCGAAACCTATGTAGACCCCATTGACCTGCCCCTGATCGATAACGGCGCGCCCGTGCGTTTGTGGTTTGACGGATGGCCCACCATCGTGTTTTCAGGATGGCCAGGACTGTCGTATGGTACGTTCGGCGGACGCGTAGTGGCGATTGAAAAATACATCAGTCCGAACGGCAAATACCGCGTGCTGATAGCCCCCGATAAAGACGACCAGCCGTGGCCGAAACAGTTGAGTATCGGCGCCGGTGCCCAAACGATCGCCATGCTGGATACCGTGCCGGTGTGGTTCGAACTGTGGCGGACGCTCAATGGTTTCCCGGCCAATTATTACAAAGGTGCGGATAAGAAGGAAGAGAAGAAGGAGGCTGGAAAATGA
- a CDS encoding peptidase domain-containing ABC transporter, which translates to MTPLKRFFSLLNLDRRDISQIFFYAIVAGVISLSLPLGIQTIINFIQSGRVSVSWIVLVVIVVGGVALVGLMSLMQLRITENLQQKIFVRSSFEFAYRLPRLVSRQRHSDMYLPELANRFFDTLTIQKGVAKLLLDFSAALLQISFGIILLSLYHPFFIVFGLVLLLVLYLLLKVSYRPGLETSLIESKYKYRVADWLQEVARNQSTFKAPSSFRYALGKNDELVGGYLRYREKHFNVLKTQFSRLIVFKALITAGLLLIGGFLVLDQQMNIGQFVAAEIVIIMVISSVEKIIIGFESLYDVLTAVEKIGQVTDMEMEPEETPDVDPIPSGKLSLEVEGLRFRYPDAERDTLKNLSFRIDPGEKIILRGVNGSGKTTLLRILSGLLTPSSGSFLYQSDTFHKVDIHTYRSAIGVIVHGETPFEGTILDNITFGDPSISAEDVRWAVDAVQLGSYIKTLPDGLETKILPEGKQLSFSNAQKILLARSIVRKPSMLFYEDPTDRMDTDAANAIIDFLCSKEHRWALVVVSSNNRWVQRCTRYITMEKGKIIEDQKN; encoded by the coding sequence ATGACACCACTTAAACGTTTTTTCAGCCTGTTGAACCTTGACCGGCGCGACATTTCCCAAATCTTCTTCTACGCTATCGTGGCGGGGGTCATCAGCCTTTCGTTGCCGTTGGGTATCCAAACGATCATCAACTTTATCCAGAGTGGGCGCGTGAGCGTGTCGTGGATCGTGCTGGTGGTCATCGTGGTCGGAGGCGTAGCCCTTGTGGGTTTGATGTCGCTTATGCAGTTGCGCATCACCGAGAACCTGCAGCAGAAGATCTTCGTCCGTTCGTCTTTCGAATTCGCCTACCGCTTGCCGCGATTGGTCTCCCGCCAGCGCCATAGCGACATGTACCTGCCCGAACTTGCCAACCGTTTCTTCGACACGCTGACCATCCAGAAAGGTGTCGCGAAGTTGCTGCTCGATTTCTCGGCGGCTTTGTTGCAGATCAGTTTCGGCATCATCCTGCTGTCGCTTTATCACCCCTTCTTTATTGTATTTGGACTGGTATTGCTGCTCGTGCTGTATCTTTTATTGAAGGTCTCGTACCGCCCGGGTCTTGAGACCAGCCTGATCGAATCGAAGTACAAATACCGCGTGGCCGACTGGCTACAGGAAGTGGCCCGTAACCAGTCGACCTTCAAGGCGCCTTCGAGTTTCCGATATGCTTTGGGCAAAAACGACGAATTGGTAGGCGGCTACCTCAGATACCGCGAGAAACACTTTAATGTGTTGAAAACGCAGTTTAGCCGTTTGATTGTTTTCAAAGCGCTCATCACGGCCGGGCTGTTGCTGATTGGTGGATTCCTCGTTCTGGACCAGCAAATGAATATTGGCCAGTTCGTGGCGGCGGAAATTGTCATCATTATGGTCATCAGCTCGGTGGAGAAAATCATTATTGGTTTTGAATCGCTGTACGATGTATTGACTGCGGTCGAGAAAATCGGCCAGGTTACCGACATGGAAATGGAGCCCGAAGAAACCCCTGATGTCGACCCGATCCCATCCGGAAAGTTGTCGCTTGAGGTGGAAGGTCTTCGTTTTCGCTATCCCGACGCCGAGCGCGATACCCTGAAAAACCTATCGTTCCGGATTGACCCGGGCGAGAAAATCATCCTCCGCGGCGTGAACGGGTCAGGTAAGACGACGCTGTTGCGTATCCTTTCGGGCCTTTTGACGCCTTCCTCGGGGTCTTTTCTTTACCAATCCGATACCTTCCATAAGGTGGATATCCATACCTATCGCTCCGCCATCGGCGTCATCGTACATGGTGAAACGCCGTTTGAAGGCACCATTCTCGACAACATCACTTTTGGCGATCCCTCCATCAGTGCCGAGGATGTTCGGTGGGCCGTAGATGCGGTGCAACTGGGCAGCTATATCAAAACGCTACCGGACGGACTTGAAACGAAAATCCTGCCCGAAGGCAAACAACTGTCGTTCTCAAATGCGCAGAAGATCTTGCTGGCACGAAGCATCGTACGCAAGCCTTCCATGTTGTTCTATGAAGACCCGACCGACCGTATGGATACGGACGCCGCCAACGCCATTATCGATTTCCTTTGCTCGAAAGAGCATCGATGGGCGCTTGTGGTGGTGTCTTCCAATAACCGCTGGGTACAGCGTTGTACACGTTATATTACGATGGAAAAAGGCAAGATCATTGAAGACCAAAAAAACTAG
- a CDS encoding TetR/AcrR family transcriptional regulator, giving the protein MSLSSIKINVCPNLFVKDPETSQLGRRIVTESILLIDELGFDHFTFKKLGERIGSNESSIYRYFENKHRLLIYLSSWYWSWMDYRLTLGTANIDHAGERLRRAVAVLTGTVHDDDDTEHIDESILNRIIVAEFTKTFLTKEVDTENKDGFFLLYKNVINRLVGFIQEAMPDYAYPRSLASSIVEGSLHQHFLKDHLKTITDCSDHVSPAEFYVDLIAKLQATS; this is encoded by the coding sequence ATGTCTTTATCTTCCATCAAAATAAATGTGTGTCCGAATCTCTTCGTGAAGGATCCGGAGACCTCCCAATTGGGACGAAGGATCGTTACGGAGAGCATCCTGCTCATCGATGAGCTCGGTTTTGACCATTTTACCTTCAAGAAACTGGGCGAACGGATCGGCTCGAATGAAAGTTCGATTTACCGTTATTTCGAGAACAAACACCGTTTGTTGATATATTTGTCGTCGTGGTATTGGAGTTGGATGGACTACCGTCTCACGCTCGGCACTGCGAATATCGATCATGCGGGGGAGCGGCTTCGGCGGGCGGTAGCCGTGCTGACTGGAACCGTGCACGATGACGACGATACCGAACACATCGATGAATCGATCCTGAACCGGATCATCGTAGCCGAATTTACGAAGACGTTCCTCACGAAAGAAGTCGACACCGAAAACAAAGACGGTTTCTTCCTTCTCTATAAAAACGTCATCAACCGCCTGGTCGGTTTCATCCAGGAAGCGATGCCCGATTACGCTTATCCGCGCAGCCTTGCCTCGTCGATTGTGGAGGGGTCGCTGCACCAGCATTTCCTGAAAGACCACCTGAAAACGATCACGGATTGTTCCGACCACGTGAGTCCTGCCGAATTCTATGTTGACCTTATCGCCAAACTGCAAGCCACATCATGA
- a CDS encoding ABC transporter ATP-binding protein translates to MLHVHHIAFAYEKETVIRNIGFTLEAGQNLAIIGESGCGKSTLLKLIYGLYDLDQGEIFHFGEPVLGPKFHLIPGMASMKYLAQDFDLMPYISAAENVGKYLSNTDPAEKERRIWELLEMVEMTKWARTKVQYLSGGQQQRVALARVLALEPQLLLLDEPFSNIDSFRKGALRRNLFGYLKAKGISCIIATHDSIDALSFSDQALVLKDGMTVQHDTARNVYLKPRNKYVASLFGEVNELPTRVFNPIAPEDKTLLLYATELYLTDQSPLEVTVRQQYFKGHTYLVKAAFGKQVVFFENPFPLPIGENVCLTVDPEVVTMRG, encoded by the coding sequence ATGCTCCACGTACACCACATCGCCTTTGCCTACGAAAAAGAAACGGTCATCCGAAACATCGGTTTTACCCTTGAAGCCGGACAAAACCTGGCAATAATCGGAGAAAGCGGCTGCGGGAAGAGTACATTGCTCAAGCTCATCTACGGACTCTACGACCTTGACCAGGGCGAGATTTTCCATTTCGGTGAACCTGTACTCGGACCGAAATTCCACCTCATTCCGGGTATGGCCTCGATGAAATACCTCGCGCAGGATTTTGACCTCATGCCCTATATTTCCGCTGCAGAAAACGTAGGTAAATACCTGTCGAACACCGATCCGGCCGAAAAAGAACGCCGCATCTGGGAATTACTGGAAATGGTCGAAATGACCAAATGGGCCCGCACCAAGGTCCAATACCTCAGCGGCGGCCAGCAGCAACGCGTGGCACTCGCCCGGGTGTTGGCGCTCGAACCGCAGTTGTTGTTGTTGGATGAGCCGTTCAGTAACATCGACAGCTTCCGCAAAGGCGCCCTCCGCCGGAATCTCTTCGGTTACCTCAAGGCGAAAGGCATCTCGTGTATCATCGCCACCCACGACAGTATCGACGCGCTTTCCTTCTCTGACCAGGCCCTGGTGCTGAAAGACGGCATGACGGTGCAGCATGACACGGCGCGGAATGTCTACCTCAAGCCGCGCAACAAGTACGTGGCCTCGCTGTTTGGTGAAGTCAACGAACTGCCCACACGCGTCTTCAACCCGATCGCACCGGAAGATAAAACGTTGCTGCTCTACGCCACCGAACTCTACCTCACCGACCAGTCGCCGCTGGAAGTGACCGTGCGACAGCAATACTTCAAAGGCCACACCTATCTGGTTAAGGCCGCCTTTGGCAAACAGGTGGTCTTCTTCGAAAACCCATTCCCGCTGCCGATAGGCGAAAACGTATGCCTCACCGTGGATCCGGAGGTGGTGACGATGCGGGGTTAG
- a CDS encoding S9 family peptidase — MKKHFLSLLLLTGLTLFAQENLTFQKPSAEILALADYQRAPSVTMDSKKEWMLLSYRDTYKSLEDLNQEEMRLGGLRINPVTHISSATTFINNLKVRRITGKEEIQVAGLPRNPRITNLSWSPDETKIAFTNTVSDGTELWVLDVASAKATRLTGPTLNAVMGNPISWFRDGKALLVNVLPNERPALIDSKKDLPKGPTVSVSDGSKSQNRTYPDLLKNATDEANFETLVRSELQRIALDGSASVFKPADLYAGVNFSPDGSLLMVTTIRKPYSYIVPVSRFPMQSDIYDLSGRLVKTVNEVPLNEVMPKGFMAVRKGKRSMGWRADEPATLSFVEALDGGDPANQVEFRDEVFLWKAPFDAAPVSLVKLKQRFSGMLWGNATTAMVTEEWYDTRNEKSFLIDPSKPGAAPRLVSDRNSQDIYSDPGQVETVRNAYGRYVMAIENGNVFLIGDGFTKEGQFPFIEEMNLSSLKKKRLYTSVYKDRKEDLLSIEDFKKGKVLVMLQSATDYPNYYFRDLRKKTLTPVTSFANPFESIRNVYKEVIYYKRKDGVALSGTLYLPAGYDRMAKKEKLPLLIWAYPEEFKDRNSAGQSNKNPNEFTFPNYGSFVYWVTKGYAVLDDASFPIIGEGTTEPNDTFLTQLVDDAAAAIDAVDALGYINRKKVAIGGHSYGAFMTANLLTHSNLFACGIARSGAYNRTLTPFGFQSEQRNYWEIPEIYNTMSPFMNAEKMKTPLLLVHGDADNNPGTFTLQTERYFQALKGLGAPVRMVLLPKEAHGYAAKENILHLLWEEDRFLEKYLKG, encoded by the coding sequence ATGAAAAAACACTTCCTCTCCCTTCTCCTTCTCACCGGACTCACGCTTTTCGCCCAGGAGAACCTGACGTTCCAGAAGCCTTCCGCTGAAATCCTGGCGCTAGCGGATTACCAACGCGCACCGTCGGTGACGATGGACTCGAAAAAGGAATGGATGCTGTTGTCGTATCGCGATACGTATAAATCGTTGGAAGACCTGAACCAGGAAGAAATGCGTTTGGGAGGCCTCCGTATTAACCCCGTGACCCATATCAGCAGCGCGACCACGTTCATCAACAACCTCAAAGTACGTCGGATTACGGGCAAAGAGGAAATCCAGGTGGCGGGCCTGCCGCGTAACCCCCGCATCACGAACCTGTCGTGGTCGCCCGACGAGACCAAAATCGCCTTTACGAACACCGTAAGCGATGGCACCGAACTTTGGGTGCTGGATGTAGCGTCGGCAAAAGCCACACGACTCACGGGTCCGACCCTGAACGCCGTCATGGGCAATCCGATCAGTTGGTTCCGCGATGGGAAAGCACTGCTGGTGAATGTGCTGCCGAACGAGCGTCCGGCGCTTATCGATTCGAAGAAAGACCTCCCCAAGGGCCCCACGGTTTCCGTATCGGACGGGTCCAAATCACAAAACCGCACCTATCCCGACCTCCTCAAAAACGCTACCGACGAGGCGAACTTTGAAACGTTGGTACGCTCAGAATTGCAACGCATCGCGCTTGACGGTTCCGCTTCGGTTTTCAAACCGGCCGACCTCTACGCCGGAGTGAACTTTTCGCCAGATGGCTCGCTTCTCATGGTCACCACCATCCGCAAGCCTTATTCGTATATCGTGCCCGTCAGCCGTTTCCCGATGCAGTCGGACATTTATGACTTGTCGGGACGTCTCGTCAAAACCGTCAATGAAGTACCGTTGAACGAAGTCATGCCGAAAGGGTTCATGGCGGTACGCAAAGGCAAACGCAGCATGGGATGGCGCGCGGATGAACCGGCTACGCTTTCCTTCGTTGAAGCGCTTGACGGGGGCGATCCGGCCAACCAGGTCGAATTCCGAGATGAGGTCTTTTTGTGGAAAGCCCCGTTCGACGCGGCCCCGGTGTCGCTGGTGAAACTGAAACAACGGTTCAGCGGGATGCTGTGGGGCAATGCGACCACGGCAATGGTGACGGAAGAATGGTATGATACGCGGAATGAAAAGTCGTTCCTGATCGATCCGTCGAAGCCGGGTGCGGCGCCGCGGTTGGTATCGGACCGGAATTCACAGGACATTTACTCCGATCCCGGACAGGTAGAAACCGTGCGGAATGCCTACGGCCGCTATGTGATGGCGATTGAAAACGGGAATGTCTTCCTGATCGGGGATGGGTTTACCAAAGAAGGACAGTTTCCGTTCATTGAAGAGATGAACCTGTCGAGCCTGAAGAAGAAACGCCTGTATACCTCCGTTTACAAAGATCGTAAAGAGGACTTGCTGTCGATCGAAGATTTCAAGAAAGGGAAGGTCCTGGTGATGCTGCAATCGGCGACAGATTACCCCAATTATTATTTCCGCGACCTGAGGAAAAAGACGTTGACGCCAGTAACGTCCTTTGCCAATCCGTTTGAAAGCATCCGGAATGTCTATAAGGAAGTCATTTATTACAAGCGAAAAGACGGTGTAGCCCTTTCGGGTACGCTGTATCTGCCCGCGGGCTATGACCGCATGGCCAAAAAAGAGAAACTGCCGTTGCTGATCTGGGCGTATCCAGAGGAATTCAAAGACCGGAACAGCGCCGGGCAAAGCAACAAGAACCCGAATGAGTTTACCTTCCCGAACTATGGTTCGTTTGTGTATTGGGTAACGAAAGGGTATGCCGTGCTCGACGATGCGTCGTTCCCAATCATAGGCGAGGGCACGACCGAACCGAATGACACCTTCCTTACCCAGTTGGTCGACGATGCCGCTGCCGCGATTGATGCGGTGGATGCGCTGGGGTATATCAACCGCAAGAAGGTCGCGATCGGTGGGCATTCCTACGGTGCTTTCATGACGGCAAACCTCTTGACGCACAGCAATCTTTTCGCTTGTGGTATCGCGCGAAGCGGGGCTTACAACCGCACCCTGACGCCGTTCGGGTTCCAGAGTGAGCAACGCAATTATTGGGAGATACCGGAGATCTACAACACCATGTCGCCCTTCATGAACGCCGAAAAGATGAAAACACCGCTTTTGCTGGTGCACGGAGACGCCGACAACAACCCGGGTACGTTTACGCTGCAGACCGAGCGCTATTTCCAGGCGTTGAAAGGACTGGGTGCACCCGTGCGGATGGTGCTGCTGCCGAAAGAAGCACACGGGTATGCAGCCAAAGAGAATATCCTGCACCTGTTGTGGGAGGAAGACCGGTTTCTGGAGAAATACCTCAAGGGCTAG
- a CDS encoding transposase — protein MEQEGKLANCQHEGKQSHFDPRLIAKIVSEVEAGLPRKEANRIYGLGKSTLCIWMRKYGSSHYHEKIKRRSYTKLQKRTIVSAVEQGRMSISEACSAYGIKDAKLIRAWLLKYREEKVDICTVIPSVMSKKPALKDAAEVESLRKALQEAEMKIKALNTLIDVAEEQLKIDIRKKPGARQSSK, from the coding sequence ATGGAACAAGAAGGAAAATTGGCTAATTGCCAGCACGAGGGAAAACAAAGTCATTTTGATCCTCGATTAATTGCAAAGATTGTAAGTGAGGTTGAGGCGGGTTTGCCTCGCAAGGAGGCCAACCGGATTTATGGCCTTGGAAAAAGTACTTTGTGCATTTGGATGCGCAAATATGGTTCGAGTCACTATCACGAGAAGATAAAGCGCCGGAGCTATACAAAATTGCAAAAGCGCACCATTGTCAGCGCTGTAGAACAGGGTAGGATGAGTATCAGTGAAGCGTGTAGCGCTTATGGTATAAAAGACGCGAAGTTGATTCGTGCCTGGCTTTTGAAATACAGGGAAGAAAAAGTGGATATTTGTACTGTAATCCCATCGGTCATGTCCAAGAAGCCCGCCCTGAAGGATGCTGCAGAAGTCGAATCGCTCCGCAAGGCGCTGCAGGAAGCTGAGATGAAGATCAAGGCATTGAACACCCTTATCGATGTTGCCGAAGAACAGCTTAAAATTGATATCAGAAAAAAGCCTGGTGCCAGGCAGTCCTCAAAATGA
- a CDS encoding IS3 family transposase, whose translation MLQEVQRLRKSLPRVGTRKLLHLLGPVLVSHQIRIGRDALFDLLQRHRLLVRQRRRKAITTDSRHWMRKYGNLIKDIVINRPEQVWVSDITYIRMSNQWGYLSLITDAYSRKIMGYSFRSDLQAEGCVQALQMALDNRAYNATITHHSDRGSQYCSALYVSLLQQNNIRISMTENGDPYENAIAERVNGIIKTEFNLHTSSLGFEQTGNQIAKSIKAYNELRPHASCNYLTPEEAHLNLKPLTKRWKNYHTQNKSKSQCIADLGL comes from the coding sequence ATCCTTCAGGAAGTGCAGAGGCTTCGCAAGTCATTGCCTCGTGTGGGCACCCGAAAACTCCTTCATCTGTTAGGTCCGGTGTTGGTATCACACCAAATTCGCATTGGCCGCGATGCCCTTTTCGATCTCTTACAGCGACATCGTTTATTGGTGCGCCAACGCAGGCGAAAAGCCATCACCACCGATTCACGCCACTGGATGCGTAAATATGGCAACCTGATAAAAGATATAGTGATAAACAGGCCCGAGCAGGTTTGGGTAAGCGATATTACTTACATCCGTATGTCTAACCAGTGGGGCTACCTGAGTCTGATTACCGATGCTTATTCAAGAAAAATCATGGGATACAGTTTTCGTAGTGACCTGCAGGCTGAAGGTTGTGTTCAAGCGCTGCAAATGGCACTGGACAATCGTGCCTACAACGCTACCATCACGCATCACTCTGACAGGGGATCTCAATATTGCTCAGCTCTATACGTCAGCCTACTACAACAAAACAACATCAGGATCAGTATGACAGAAAATGGCGACCCTTACGAGAATGCAATTGCAGAAAGGGTAAACGGCATCATCAAAACAGAGTTCAATCTGCACACCAGCTCTTTAGGTTTTGAACAAACCGGGAATCAAATAGCGAAAAGTATCAAGGCCTACAATGAACTACGTCCTCATGCGAGCTGTAACTACTTAACCCCGGAAGAGGCTCACCTTAATTTAAAACCGCTCACAAAGCGATGGAAAAACTATCACACACAAAACAAAAGTAAATCTCAATGTATAGCTGACCTAGGATTATGA
- a CDS encoding O-methyltransferase has product MGFRFWAYLRFLWHSKNEHGVHSPFVFSLVTKCFYDTSGYPEYTTLGRFRSDLLSDHRLVDVTDFGAGSNVFKSNRRAVSAMARHAGISPKRARLLFRLVRYFQPDTILEIGTSVGLATSALALGKPDARVITVEGCPETAAVAAAHLQAAGLANVTVVNAEFSSFLSQPLAFPTPRLVFFDGHHTEAATLAYFEALLPYATDDSVWIFDDIHWSPGMERAWDAIKRHPAVTVTMDTYQWGVVFFRTGQAREDFVIRS; this is encoded by the coding sequence ATGGGATTCCGCTTCTGGGCATACCTGCGTTTTTTGTGGCACTCGAAGAACGAACACGGCGTGCATTCGCCCTTCGTGTTTTCGCTGGTCACGAAGTGCTTCTATGACACGTCAGGATACCCCGAGTATACAACCCTTGGCCGCTTCCGGTCCGATTTACTGTCCGACCATCGCCTGGTGGATGTCACCGATTTCGGGGCCGGGTCGAACGTCTTCAAATCGAACCGACGGGCGGTGTCGGCCATGGCCCGGCATGCGGGAATTTCGCCCAAACGGGCCCGGTTGCTTTTTCGGCTAGTGCGGTATTTCCAACCGGATACGATATTGGAGATAGGCACTTCGGTCGGACTCGCCACTTCGGCGCTGGCCCTGGGTAAACCCGACGCCCGTGTGATCACGGTGGAAGGTTGTCCGGAAACAGCGGCGGTAGCAGCGGCCCATTTGCAGGCAGCCGGACTGGCGAACGTTACCGTCGTCAACGCCGAGTTTTCGTCTTTTCTTTCCCAGCCACTGGCTTTTCCGACGCCCCGACTGGTGTTTTTCGACGGACACCACACCGAAGCCGCCACACTCGCCTATTTCGAAGCCTTGTTACCCTACGCAACCGACGATTCCGTGTGGATTTTCGACGATATCCATTGGTCGCCAGGGATGGAGCGCGCGTGGGACGCGATCAAACGCCATCCGGCCGTGACGGTGACGATGGATACCTACCAATGGGGGGTGGTGTTTTTTCGGACAGGGCAGGCGAGGGAAGATTTTGTGATTAGGAGTTAG